In one window of Tellurirhabdus rosea DNA:
- a CDS encoding alpha/beta fold hydrolase → MNYRVKEESEFRYIDEGQGETLLLLHGLFGALSNWDGVINGFSEKYRVIIPVMPIYDMPIREAGLEGLVAFIERFIAFKKLSDLTLLGNSLGGHVGLLYTLKHPDMVRRLVLTGSSGLFENSMGGSYPKRGSYEYIAERVAYTFYDPKVATKELIDEVFDITNSIPKCMRIVAIAKSAQRNNVARELQNISVPTLLIWGLNDTITPPEVGHEFNRLIAGSELHFIDKCCHAPMMEHPERFNQLLIDWLARQPLSRKAVAAASAVL, encoded by the coding sequence ATGAACTATCGGGTTAAGGAAGAGAGCGAATTTCGGTATATAGATGAAGGACAGGGCGAAACCCTGCTGCTGCTGCACGGTTTGTTTGGCGCACTCAGCAACTGGGACGGCGTCATCAACGGCTTTTCAGAAAAATACCGGGTGATCATTCCCGTAATGCCGATTTACGATATGCCGATCCGGGAAGCGGGGCTGGAAGGACTGGTGGCGTTTATCGAGCGTTTCATCGCGTTTAAAAAGCTCTCCGATCTGACGCTGCTCGGCAACTCCCTGGGCGGTCACGTGGGACTGCTGTACACGCTCAAGCATCCGGACATGGTCCGGCGGCTGGTGCTGACGGGCAGTTCAGGGCTGTTCGAAAACTCGATGGGCGGCTCGTATCCCAAGCGGGGCAGCTACGAGTACATCGCCGAGCGGGTGGCCTACACGTTTTACGACCCCAAAGTAGCCACCAAAGAGCTGATCGACGAGGTGTTCGACATCACCAACAGCATTCCCAAATGCATGCGGATTGTAGCCATTGCCAAATCGGCGCAGCGCAACAACGTAGCGAGGGAACTCCAGAACATTTCGGTCCCGACGCTGCTGATCTGGGGGCTGAACGATACCATTACGCCGCCCGAAGTCGGGCATGAGTTCAACCGGCTCATCGCCGGTTCGGAGCTGCATTTTATCGACAAATGCTGCCATGCGCCCATGATGGAGCATCCCGAACGCTTCAACCAGCTGCTGATCGACTGGCTGGCCCGGCAGCCGCTCAGCCGGAAAGCCGTCGCCGCCGCCTCGGCCGTTTTGTAA
- a CDS encoding anthranilate synthase component II, translated as MKLLVLDNIDSFTYMLVDYLKQAGADCRVVRNTASLDDLTGESYDGIVLSPGPGTPRQAGSLMAVIGHYFQTVPMLGVCLGHQALGEFFGARLERADRPMHGKRSEVRQVTDDPLFAGLPATFTVTRYHSLIVNSLPAELVPLAEVIIPDSGENFRAQKAENMAFRHQKLPIYGVQFHPEAVLTDFGLEILRNWITFAKTAK; from the coding sequence ATGAAGCTTTTGGTACTGGATAATATAGACTCTTTCACCTACATGCTGGTGGATTACCTCAAGCAGGCGGGTGCCGACTGCCGGGTGGTGCGCAACACCGCTTCGCTGGACGACCTGACCGGAGAGAGCTACGACGGTATTGTGCTGTCGCCCGGCCCCGGCACGCCCCGGCAGGCGGGGAGTCTGATGGCAGTCATCGGGCACTACTTTCAGACCGTCCCGATGCTGGGCGTTTGCCTCGGGCATCAGGCACTGGGCGAGTTTTTCGGCGCCCGGCTGGAACGGGCCGACCGGCCCATGCACGGCAAGCGGTCGGAGGTCCGGCAGGTGACCGACGACCCGCTTTTTGCCGGTTTGCCCGCCACCTTTACGGTAACGCGCTATCATTCGCTTATAGTAAATAGTCTGCCCGCCGAACTTGTACCGTTAGCGGAAGTTATTATACCAGATTCGGGAGAAAATTTTAGGGCGCAAAAGGCTGAAAATATGGCTTTTCGTCACCAAAAGTTACCAATTTACGGCGTTCAGTTTCACCCGGAGGCCGTCCTCACCGATTTTGGACTGGAAATTTTAAGAAATTGGATTACCTTTGCAAAAACAGCGAAATAG